The window ttgttcataactTGCAATATTTGTTTGctttgtttcaaaaaatgttcataatttcatgaaatgttccattttcaaatatttgttcgaaaattcaaaaaagtttcatgttttttgaaaACATTTTCTACAGTTTCAAATTTTTTGTTCGCATAGGCAAAACAATCTTCTTGTCTATGaaaatgttcagaaattcaaaATATGTACACACGTTTTCAAAATATAGaccatttttctgaatttttgaacaaaTTTCAGATTCTAGAACATTTTTTGGaatgtttcaaaaattgttcaagtttctttgtttgcaattttcaaaaaatgatcGTTTTTCAAATTTTGTCTGGTacatttttcttttaaaaaaaatcacatCTTTAAAAAAAATTTCATCATTCTAAAAAAATGTTCCCGTTTTAGAAAAACACAAATTAAAAAATGTCCTGTTCTCAgaatttgttcacaaattaaaaaatgcTCCTCTTTTTGAAAAGTGttcgcaaattcaaaaaatgttcgcattttgtcAAAATTTGTTCATGATTGTGAATTTTTGTTCAGAATTTAACAAAATGTTCATACTTTTTCAGGATCTGGtcacaaattcaaaatatgttcctGTCTTTAGTTTTTTTCAACAATTCAAATtattgttcaaaatttcaaaaaacttgTATGTTTTTATCAAAACTGATCGTAATTTTTAAGAATGTTTCTGTTTTTCAATATTTGTCCACAACTTCAAAATTGTTCCTTTTTTTAAATTTGATTACATATTCAAAAAATGCTAACTAAATTTAAAACTCGTGTGTGTTCGTAAAAACGTTCttacatttaagaaaaatattcagaaattacaaaaaaaaagtccagaaaagaaaaaataaccgGATCTGGTGATGTGACTAGTTCTATAGTACTCGCATTGCCATATCACCATAAGCATCAATCAGGCGTAGTGGTTACTTACCTTGCTCTAGAAGTGAACAGTCGTAAGATTGATTCTTTGCTGAAGCTTCATGTTTTTCTTTCATTTTTACACCGCTCGCGGTTTGTGTGGGCCGCCAAGTCGGGGGGCGCCCCGACTGGTTGCCGCAGTAAGCGGCACATAGGTGCTCCTGCAGGAATCCCTCAAAAAAGAAGTGCTCCTGCAGGAATCGACCCGCCTCAATGCAAAATACGGTTTAAATTTGAATCGAAAATGAATCAAAAccgaaagaaaaaaaacatttaTTTGTTTGCTTCGCGTGTTGGACCGTGTTTTGCGTCCCTTAGCTTCGAAGAAGGGACGCGGCCGAACCACGACTTGGCCTAATATACCCAGGTACTGGATTGAGATAATAGCTTAAATGAAACGCAATGTTGTGGTTGTGGAGGACTTTCGTGCAAACATCCATTCTTCCTCTCAGCCTTAAGCGAAAAAACCCTAGCACTGGACGACCTCCAAAACCCTAGAGCCGTCCCCAATGGCGAGCCACGAAACCGACCCGTCCCCTgccgccccctccaagaagaagaagaggcactCCAAGAAGCGCAAGGCCATCGAAGTCACTGTAGATGCCTCCTTTCCTGGcgccgccgcccccgtcgtcgGCTACTTTCCGACGGGCTACGACCCCCTTGCGGCCGCAGAGCCCCCACGTGCGCGGTTGTTCCGCCACGAGAAGCACCATAACCGCGTCGAGCTAGTGGTCCGCGCCCCTGGTGGAGGCCCCGACTTCGTCggccggagctacgccggcgaggCCGCTGCGCCGCAGCTCTGCGGCTACGCCCTCGGCGTCCTCGACAAGGCCACCAGCACTCTGAAGATTGTCCCCATCGCCTCCAACAAGGTGAGCATCTCCATCCCGATGGCGCCAAAGTTTGTTCGGTCTTGTTTAAGCAATTCTACATACAGTAGTATTGTTCTTAGTTGACGTGAAATGTTATGATCCCATTTATATTTATAAGCAGTTCTAGTCCGTTTATAAATCAATTCTTGTCCTAAGAACTGACATGCTTGCTCAAAGGAACAAGAGATTTCGGGTGGGCATTGGAACTGCGCTAATCTGTAATTGGTTTTATGGTTAACCTCCTTAATTCAAAATAAATGCTGCAACTGGGTGATTCTGTAACATCGCTAGCATAATTTAAGATTTTGTGAGCAGATGTGCCTGCTCCGAGTTCCTGTGGTTGGTGAGATGGTATCTGAACTGCTGCAAGGGGATTTTCTTTCTCAGTATGACCATTATAATGGTTTACATTGAATGTATCTGAGGTTTATTTAGTTCGAATAAGATTAGCATTTGTGATTGGAGGATATGTAGCGTTATTCTGAATGTTTGTATTTCCAAACAGATTTTGAGGCTAGAGCCACACTTTGAAGTGCAGCAACCGGCTCATTCACAACAGTCAGCAGCGGAAGCAGGTTCTTCTGTAGCAGATACTGAATTGAACAGACAAGATCTTACCCAGGCTTATGGGACCAAGAAAGATAAGGATAAGGTATGTTTGTGGTACAGGGTCTACTGTCTTTGCTGTTGACTATATTTGTTTTTTTGtaattattattttatttcatGCTGTGAGCCTGAGCGGTGAATTTTGtacggtagtactccctccgtcccaaaataagtgtcccaaaataagtgtcacttattttgggacggagggagtagaacataaTGGTCATGAATGTAAGGTGTCACTGTTTTTTTCTTGTTGTAATGATGGAAAATATTTAGCATGAACTGTCATGAAAATAATATACCTCTTGCTACAATAGTTTTGTGCATTTAGATAAACTTGGCTTTTCCTCTCTCTTTTTAGTGTGACAAGAAAATACTTTCTTGTATATGTATGTAACTGGTTTTTAAAGTAAAAATAAGCTTCCACAGACTTGTTACATGTGTGAACTTAACATTTTCCATTTTAAATAGGTCGCAGCCATTTTCATGATGTTACAggattatttttcttcttctcctcttctcccaTCTTAACAGTGTCCTCTGACATGCTTAACACTTAAGTTTTGGATACAAACATGGTTTGGTTCAGTTGAATATATGTATTCCTATTCCTTGCAGGATAATAAGTGGAAGTCACTAAAAGAACAAAGGAATGACCCTTCTGCTTATTTGGACCTTGATCTTGGAGAGTCCAAGACCACTGCAGATGCCACTGATAGTCAGGCATCAATGGAAGTTCGCAACATTCCACCTTATGATCCTGCTGCAGATACATCTGAAAAGGCATATCTTTTTGATGAGATCATTCCAAAAAATATACGGCCACACCTTCTTGATATTGTGGGACACTTTGAATCGGGAGAATTTGGTTTGAAAGGCTATGGGAGTTTTGTCTCGAATCGTGTGAATAAGTTGCAGGAACTTCAGGTAAATAGTGATGGTTTTCTATGTCTTTTCGTGTTATCTGGCGGTTGCAAGACCTTGTTTTGTTTCAATACCAGCATGCTCACAGTAGTATCCAGCTTCTTGAAACTAGCTTTATTCTAGACTTGAGCAGGATTTTTGAGAAAAGCTGATATTTTTACGTTGTCGTGATATTTTTCTGCAGTGGATCTGTCTAGGATGCATCCTTACTCCGTAGGCAGTTTATGTGTGATGTGGGGCACACATTCTTTCTGTTATTGTATTTGGATGACAGATATCAAGACACTATTGTTGCTACTTTTCCATGTTTTTGCTTTGTAGATATTTACGTAGTTATGCTGCCCAATATTATGCAGTTAATGATGGAAAACTAACTGTCTGCCCAATATTGTGCTAAAGTTAATTTAGAAAGAGTTGCTTCACTTATTATTCCATGTGATGTAAAATCATtagcttttgttttgttttgtaggGTGAAGATCAGGAAAGGCTTGCTTGGATACTATCCTATATCACACATCTCCTGTCCTTGTTGGCGCGCAACAGCTCCATGTccaagcagaaaagaaaagaaaaagaccaGACCATCCGTGGACCAATGATCCCACAGGCGGTGCACCGCAAGCTGTTGCTGATGTTCACGGAGCCAGGGTCTTCTTCCTTGTCGACAGAGAAACACGAGCTTCTGATCAATTACATTTTAGTACTCACACTTTTTGCTGAtgacttcagatctgaacctacgGATATATGTGCGGACTTGAAAATGAACCGCCAGATGCTTAAACCATATTATGACCAGCTGGGATGCAAGTCCGTGTCAACAGGTGCTTTTAAACCATTTTTTATGACACTTCCAGCACCCCTCAAGTTCCCACAACAAGTCACAAGGAGAAGGCGGCGAAAATAACCATCTTAGTTATTGGTTTCCATTTGATATGGTTGTGATAGGAAAGGTATGCATTGCCACCGTCGAACCTATGTGCCCTCAGCTCAGTTTCACCAATGTAGTGGAGAAAATGATGAAGGTGGTTgttctgtttttgttttctattgtcACTTGGGAATTGCTACGAGAGGAACCATATTACTGATATATAATTTGCTTGCTACCGAAATTTGTTTTTTGATGCTACATTTGGTATACCACCTTGTCGTGAGTTGAGTCGTAATTTTTGGTTGTATTTTTCTTCTGGAAAGAGATGCCACATCCTTGCCATCGTCTACTGTGATGGTCACCTGCCACGATGAACCAGCAGGTCGATAGCCGAGCGACGAAGGGCCCAGCTGTCTGTGAGCTGGTTCTGTGGACTTCAGGGCCACTTGTAAGCGTGTGTTCTCTGCCCTGCTATAAGCGCCAGGACTAGCGTGCGTGTAGAGCACGTAAAAGGTGAATTCTgaatatctctctctctccccctctctcccttgaAGTGGAAAACGACGCATGCAACACTGGTGTGAGGGCTGTGCTCATGCAGCGTGGCCATCCGATTGCCTATATGAGCAAGGCGATGAGTGTCATGAACTGCAAGCTCTCTATATACAGAAAGGAGTTCATGGCAATCATGATGGCGGTGGATAAATGGAGACAATACCTCCAGAGAGGTGCTTTCACTATTTGGACTGATCACAAGTGTGTGCTCTCTTTCTGATCAGCAGCCGACAACAAATTTGCAGCGCAGAGAACACAACGCTTACAATTTCAGTTCaaatacaaaaaataaaaaataaatagagaaTGGAGCTGCAGATTCTGTGTCTCGCATTGGTCATTGCTATGAAACTCAGGCCATGTCTGTTTGTCATCCTGAGATTGGATACAAGAGGTTTAAAATTTCTTACAACAATGACACTGATATGCTAGAACTACTTCAACAATTGGCCATTCATTCCCTTGACAGAGGGTTACTCTTTGGAACATGGACTGATAAAATACCAAGGACGATTTACGATAAAAAAAAAAATACCAAGGACGATTGGTAATTGGCAACAATTTGGCTTTGCAAACCAAATTAATCGCTGCCTTGCACGCATTCTGGAATCACTCCTACTTACCAGGGAGCAAAGAAGTTGTACTACTGGCCAGGCTTGAAGCTAGATATGGAGTTTTTTTGGTCAGACAATGCAGCATTTGTCAACAAGCCAAGCATACCAATCTGAAACCAGTTAGTCCATTGCAACCACTGCCACCTCCTTAAGCTCCTTGGCAGGAAATTACCATGAATTTCTTTGAGGGTTTGCCACCGTCCGAGGGCGGATATGTGATCAACTGAGCAAATATGCCCACTTTATATCCCTGCATCACACATACATAGCTCATACCGCTTCAAAGCTTTTTGTGGATCAAGTGGTCAGATTACATGGTGTTACAGTCATATTTACCAGCCATGTTTGGAGAGATCTCTTCAAAGATACTATGGGTAATACTCTCCTCTACAGCAATACGcatcacccacagactgatggccgAAGTGAGCGGGTGAACCAATGTCTTGAGCAGTATCTACGTTGTGCAGTACAAGATCGACCCAAAACTTGGCATTGGCTTCCAATGGCTGAACTTTGGCATAGTACCAATCATCACGGTTTGGGTTGCTCTCCATTCCGTGCACTTGACAAGATGGAGCCCAATTTTGGAGGTATGCCGAACATTGCCACTTCCAACAACTCATAGATTGCTCAGACTGCGGTTGATTATCAAGACCACATTGATCTCCTACGTGCCCATTTATCTCGAGCTTAGGCTAGGATGAAGGCTCAGGCTGACCGCAAATGCGCAGAGTGACAATTTGCAGTGGGCGAGCAAATTTTCCTCAAACTTCAGCCCCATGCACAGCAAACGGTGGTCAATCGTCCATGTCGCAAACTTATAAACTTTCCTAAGTATTTGGGGCGTTCACGATTGTGGAACGCATAGGCGAGGTGGCCTATGGTGGTTTGGACCTGCCGGCCCACTGCCCAGGTGGACCCCGCTTTCCATGTTTCACTGCTACTGCAAATTACCCGCCGGTTTTCGGTGATCTGCCTCCACCGGATTTGCTGAGGTGCGAGGCGATTTTTCAACGACGGTTGGTGGGCAACGGCAATGTCCAGTGGGTAATTTTTTTTCTCAAGGAACCGGCAGGAGCACTGCCTTTTCATTTCAGACGAAAAAGAGGGTTTATGTACAAAGATGACAGGTTTTTCTGGGGAAACCTGACGAAACCCTTATAAGGACCGTTGTGGTATGCTAAGTGAACCAAATCACCCAATGCCGATCGCCACTTGTGCCCTGCCAAAGGCGCAAGCTCACATTCTTATGTCGTCGAGCGCGATGGCCGCCACCTCCAGGTGAGTGAGGCGGGTGCCGATGAATATCTGGCGGTTGCGCTCCTTCCAGATATTCCAGATGGTGTAGAGGAAGTGCCCGCTACGTTGGCGTCTTTCGTCCTTGGACAGGGGACAGATGAGCCGATCCCACCAGTCGGAGACTCCCATGGGAGGCGGAATTGTCATCGTGTTCGTCGGCGCCTCCCCCGTCCATGCCTGAACATGCGACCAAACCGCAATCGCAAATGGGCAGTCCTTGCAGAGGTGAGTTGCCGTCTCCGGTGCTCCCAGACACAGCGGGCATGTAGGATCGTGCTGCCATCCGTGAATAGTGAGCATGTCGGCCGTGAGGATCTTGCCATGGAGCACCAGCCAGGAAAAGAGCTTGCATTTGGGTTCCGCGTGTGCCTCCCAAATCTTCGTCGGCGAGAACCTGGGGAAGGAGCCGGAGACCTGGGTTGTATATGCCGAAGCCGCGGAGTAGATTCCATTTGTAGTCCAACGCCAGGAGATGGAGTCCTCCCTGTCCGTAGACAGTGTAACCTGGGAGGTCAGAGATGCTATCGAGATGAATTCCTGCAGGTGTATGGGGGACTGAAGGCGGGCGACCGATCTGATCCAGTTATCCTCGTGCAGCTCCTTGGACactgttgtaacaccctcgatgcgactatatctcccatgtgtcgaggcacgacttagaggcataatcgcattgaaggcatatgtcgcaagtaaggcaatcttcacaatatcccatgtaacataaataataaaggggagaaaacatagttggcttacactcgccacgtcaatcaaggtacataaataacattacatcatccaaacactcatggcccgactacggcgccaaaataaagataacccaacatgcgacacggtcctgatcacccccaactgggcaccactactgatcattaggaaaagaaacatagtatcattgagagtcctcgtcgaactcccacttgagctcaagcgcgtcacctggagcggaatcatcaggctctgcatctggtgtaatagtaatctgtgagccacagggactcagcaatctcgcaccctcgcgatcaagactatttaagctcaaaggtaaggcaaggtaaatatgtggagctgcagcaagcgactagcaaatatggtggctatcctgttcgcaaaagagagcgagaagaggaggcaaagcgcgagcgagaaactagagggaaacctgtgcaagcattactccaacaccgtgtccacttcccggactctgccgagaagaggccatcacggtaacacactcagttgattcattttaattaagttaaggttcaagttatctacaatcggacattaacaaattcccatctgcccataaccgcgggcacggctttcgaaagtttaaatccctgcaggggagtcccaacttagtccatgacaagctctcacggtcaacgaaggaatagacctcctcccgagacattccgatcagactcggcatcccggttcttcaagacaactccgacaatggtaaaacaagtccagcaacaccacccgctgtgccaacaaatcccgataggagctgcacatatctcgttctcagggcacaccggataagctaagcgtacgagagccaacgtaacccaagttgccaagggacggccccgcacggtgctctaggttggaccaacactcagaggagcactggcctggggtttaaaataagatgacccttgagtccgcgaaacccaagggaaaaggctatgtggcaaatggtaaaaccaaggtagggcattgctggaggagttttattcaaggcggactgtcaaggggttcccattataacccaaccgcgtaaggaacgcaaaatccgggaacataacaccgatatgacggaaactagggcggcaagagtggaacaaaacactaggcgagaggccgagccttccaccctttaccaagtatatagatgcattaagataacaagataaaataatgatatcccaacaagtaaataatgttccaacaaggaacgacctccaatcttcacctgcaactagcaacgctataagaggggctgagcaaagcggtaacatagccaatcaacggtttgctaggacatggtgggttagaggtttgacatggaaatttgagaggcttgaaagcaagtggtaggcatcgtagcattggcatagcaaaagagcgagcaatctagcatagcaaagatagtagtgatttcgagggtatgatcatcttgcctgcaaagttgtcagagttgactggatcctcgaaagcaaactcaacgggctcctcgttagagaactcgtctcctggctctacccaaacaagacaaacaagcaacaaggacacaatcaaccacgtgcaaggatcaaacaatatgatgcaaggatggtatgctatgcgggatgcgatgcgagatgcatatgcaagatttgacaagggatgcaagaatctggcctcaacttggaaatccaagtatgccactgaaaagatgagatgaaaacgcttgaaaacgatataaagaacgccggaatcggagttacggtttggaaatggcaagcgattcaaatatgaccacggtctgcgatttacagcaagtagccatctaaatgccatgagatgaacatgctacagcacccaaacatggcaaaaaaatacatgacagggatgcattcatgatgcttaacaaaagtctagcactgagctacggccaattcatccatgaacaggttcaaacaagcatggcaaaaatgcatatggtaaacagatctcagacttagtgaaattaacacttgtctggaattttagatcagatagcactcttcggagcaacaaaactacatgctacatgacctgaacatggcaaagtaaagcatggcatggagctactcaaagagcttaacaaaagtcccttagtgatcttgagccaaaaaggatcagaaaatacaattgcaagcatgtgaacatggcaaaaacataatcagatcacagacttagtgaaaactggagcatgctgaaaacagatatcaagtaggcatgtttacgagctcgatgcactcactacggagtaagtcatgacaatctaagcatacacccatcaagaatacacaaaatgcaagctagacatggcaaaaacaatagcatagcatgcacggatcaactacaacatcctcggcaaaatcgctaacaagtagacaatctgcccagattcacgaagtagcaaaagtagagctcgattgactcaagctagggtgctccataattgcaaacaaagacatggatggacagagcactacaagattaacaaaacatccttactgatcatcctcaaaagaggcacggattactaggaaacaacatgaacatatggccatatgagataaacagatcaaggacttagtggaaatgctaagtccctgaaatcagcattaccaagtgcctcactttgcaagcttgtgctatacaccatacacatcacaaaaatacatgggttgcacctctggaaagatgacaaaacccttaacaaaacatatatagagctcatgggcatatcatgcacacaataatcatggaaaaaatgacaaatatctaaatagagtagcagatctgacaaatatctcaagtagccctcttctaacaacatttcgggcatcaagatgaactcaaatgaaaatgatgcaatggaataaaatgatgtactctctgagatgaacattttgatatgctatatgcctaaaacggagttacggatgaggagttatagcatgatgaaataTGCAAATTATTAGGGTTTCCGGGATAAAAGTCAACTCGAGAGGAAACTGGATCTGGATCGGCGCGGATTACGAGGTTGGCCGGCGCCGGAGTTCGTGCTCGCCGGAGCTGCGGGGCGTCACCGGAGTCGAGGGAGAGGCGGAGAGGAACCGGATCCGGCGCGGGGAGGCGGTTGACGGCGGGGCGGCGACcttggcggcgcggggcggcgctacCGCGGTCGTCGCCGGCGAGGGGCGAGGCGNNNNNNNNNNNNNNNNNNNNNNNNNNNNNNNNNNNNNNNNNNNNNNNNNNNNNNNNNNNNNNNNNNNNNNNNNNNNNNNNNNNNNNNNNNNNNNNNNNNNNNNNNNNNNNNNNNNNNNNNNNNNNNNNNNNNNNNNNNNNNNNNNNNNNNNNNNNNNNNNNNNNNNNNNNNNNNNNNNNGCATCGCGGTGGCGCGGGCCGCCGGAGATGGAGGCGAGAAGGCGCTGGGGCGGCGAGGTCACGCGCGGGCGGCGCAGGAgcttcgggccgggagggccggcgatgggccccgcgggccttGGCGGCGCCGGCGAAGTGGGGCTTGCGGGTGCTGACATGGCGGCGGCGGgtggatccggacgtgtccggccggataGAAAAATGTCCGCCGGCGCGAGAGGTGGGTGGcactagggtttcgtccgtgaattGAAATGGGGGGTTCTTTATatagaggtggagggagctaggagagtccaaatgaggtgcggtttttggccacgcgatcgtgatcgaacgatctagatgatagagaaggttttggtgggttttgggccaaattggaggggtgttggactgcaacacacacgaggccttttcggtccctcggttaaccgttggagtatcaaacgaggtccaaatggtacgaaacttgacaggcggtctaacggtattaaaccaaggccgcttggcaagtctcagtccaatccggaaatgtttaatccccacacacgaaagaaaggtagaaatgaccaccggaggagaacgaagcgccggaatgcaaaacggacaacggggaaaatgctcgaatgcatagacgaacacgtatgcaaatgcaatgcacatgatgacatgatatgagatgcatgacaacgataacacacacggagacaaaaacccgaagccaagaaaataaaataacttaaagccggaaacggcaagtgttggagtacaaattgggtaagttacatccggggtgttacaactgttCTCTGCTTTCTTGTGGCGATTTTGTATAATCCGGGAGCCAGCATCCTTAGGGGACCCTTTCCGGTCCAGTCATCATGCCAGAACAGAGCTTTGTGGCCGTTACCCAGCACGATGGAGGTCGAAGCTCTGAATAGAGCCATATCCGAGTCGTCGCAGGGTAGGGCAGAGCCCACCCACTAACGGTCAGGGTCGGTCCA is drawn from Triticum dicoccoides isolate Atlit2015 ecotype Zavitan chromosome 4A, WEW_v2.0, whole genome shotgun sequence and contains these coding sequences:
- the LOC119285882 gene encoding DNA-directed RNA polymerase I subunit rpa49-like — translated: MASHETDPSPAAPSKKKKRHSKKRKAIEVTVDASFPGAAAPVVGYFPTGYDPLAAAEPPRARLFRHEKHHNRVELVVRAPGGGPDFVGRSYAGEAAAPQLCGYALGVLDKATSTLKIVPIASNKILRLEPHFEVQQPAHSQQSAAEAGSSVADTELNRQDLTQAYGTKKDKDKDNKWKSLKEQRNDPSAYLDLDLGESKTTADATDSQASMEVRNIPPYDPAADTSEKAYLFDEIIPKNIRPHLLDIVGHFESGEFGLKGYGSFVSNRVNKLQELQGEDQERLAWILSYITHLLSLLARNSSMSKQKRKEKDQTIRGPMIPQAVHRKLLLMFTEPGSSSLSTEKHELLINYILVLTLFADDFRSEPTDICADLKMNRQMLKPYYDQLGCKSVSTGAFKPFFMTLPAPLKFPQQVTRRRRRK